Proteins from a single region of Streptomyces vinaceus:
- a CDS encoding GAP family protein translates to MVLDLMLIALAITLYPLPLMAFALVVSTARGVWKGLVFILAWLACLVAVIAVVLAVTDGQPPPPRSPPGVAGLAAKLAIGVGLVFYGLHRRRLMRAGAAPGDASAADASAGQVPEVRGGPSGGATGEGTGESAGDRGEGSFWASAGLAVLVQPWGMVAAGATTVLEANTSQPATFVALFGFCLLASASLLAAELYIVFAPEVAQARLLRLRGWLKEHAQQAIVVLCLVLGLWLTAKSLYQLTS, encoded by the coding sequence ATGGTTCTCGACCTCATGCTCATCGCGCTGGCCATCACGCTCTACCCGCTGCCCCTGATGGCGTTCGCACTCGTGGTGTCGACCGCCAGGGGTGTGTGGAAGGGCCTCGTCTTCATTCTGGCCTGGCTGGCCTGCCTCGTCGCGGTGATCGCCGTCGTCCTGGCGGTGACGGACGGCCAGCCCCCACCGCCGCGCTCCCCTCCCGGCGTGGCCGGGCTGGCGGCCAAGCTGGCCATCGGCGTGGGACTCGTGTTCTACGGCCTCCACCGCCGCCGCCTCATGCGGGCGGGCGCCGCCCCGGGGGACGCCTCGGCGGCGGATGCCTCAGCGGGGCAGGTTCCCGAGGTCCGGGGCGGCCCTTCCGGCGGGGCGACGGGCGAGGGGACGGGCGAGTCGGCCGGTGATCGCGGCGAGGGCTCGTTCTGGGCCTCGGCGGGCCTGGCCGTACTCGTCCAGCCGTGGGGCATGGTGGCGGCGGGCGCGACGACCGTACTCGAAGCGAACACCTCGCAGCCGGCCACCTTCGTGGCCCTGTTCGGGTTCTGCCTGCTCGCGAGCGCGAGCCTGCTGGCCGCCGAGCTGTACATCGTGTTCGCCCCCGAGGTCGCCCAGGCCCGGCTGCTGCGTCTGCGCGGATGGCTGAAGGAGCACGCCCAGCAGGCGATCGTGGTCCTTTGCCTGGTGCTCGGCCTGTGGCTGACCGCCAAGAGCCTCTACCAGCTGACCAGCTGA
- a CDS encoding YhjD/YihY/BrkB family envelope integrity protein — MQPRKRAASGKPTRAASRATRWRTRSRNATVAARRLQRRAETRFPVITHIAERMVSVNIFDSATRLAAQCFLTAVPLVFVVASLAPEGVRKQMAASIRAVFGLSGAASDQVQAVFNSSDKELQSAVSVVGSVMVLLSATAVSRAMQRLCKRAWEIPRSGVRIAVWRWLAWIAGWICLLVVQEPVRSGFGVGLWLGIPLTFAFQAVVWWWTQHLLLGRLVPWLPLLPGALLTAGAMSALSVTAVFYMPRALNRALGEYGSAGSVFVLLSWLIVLCVAVACGITIGAVLAQEPFLARRLGSPLPDPQAPRPD, encoded by the coding sequence ATGCAGCCCCGCAAGCGCGCGGCTTCCGGGAAGCCCACCCGCGCCGCCTCGCGCGCCACGCGGTGGCGGACCCGCTCGCGCAACGCCACGGTCGCCGCCCGGCGGCTCCAGCGCCGGGCGGAGACCCGGTTCCCGGTGATCACCCACATCGCGGAGCGCATGGTGTCGGTGAACATCTTCGACTCCGCGACGCGGCTCGCCGCGCAGTGCTTCCTGACCGCCGTCCCCCTGGTCTTCGTCGTCGCGTCGCTCGCCCCGGAGGGCGTACGGAAGCAGATGGCGGCGTCGATCCGCGCCGTGTTCGGGCTCAGCGGCGCGGCGAGCGACCAGGTGCAGGCGGTCTTCAACAGCTCCGACAAGGAACTCCAGAGCGCGGTGAGCGTCGTGGGCTCCGTCATGGTGCTGCTGTCGGCCACCGCCGTGAGCCGCGCCATGCAGAGACTGTGCAAACGCGCCTGGGAGATACCGAGGAGCGGGGTGCGGATCGCCGTCTGGCGCTGGCTCGCGTGGATCGCCGGATGGATCTGTCTGCTCGTCGTCCAGGAACCGGTGCGCAGCGGGTTCGGCGTCGGCCTCTGGCTGGGCATCCCCCTCACGTTCGCCTTCCAGGCGGTGGTGTGGTGGTGGACCCAGCACCTCCTGCTGGGCCGCCTCGTCCCCTGGCTGCCCCTGCTGCCGGGTGCCCTGCTCACCGCCGGTGCGATGAGCGCCCTGTCGGTCACCGCCGTCTTCTACATGCCGCGCGCCCTCAACCGGGCCCTCGGCGAATACGGTTCGGCCGGCTCGGTCTTCGTCCTGTTGTCGTGGCTCATCGTGCTGTGCGTGGCCGTCGCCTGCGGTATCACCATCGGCGCCGTCCTGGCGCAGGAGCCGTTCCTGGCCCGTCGGCTGGGCAGCCCGCTCCCGGACCCGCAGGCGCCCCGGCCGGACTGA
- a CDS encoding DUF2252 domain-containing protein, whose product MARHAASTEKDIRRLSAEERAERGRAARRKAPRSSHGEFEPPAKRQDPVDVLEGQSAGRVADLVPIRYGRMVESPFRFYRGAAAVMAADLARTPDSGLRVQLCGDAHMLNYGLLGSPERNLLFDVNDFDETLPGPWEWDVKRLTVSLAVAGRENGFSERERAVIVQSAGRSYREQMRLYATMGNLDVWYARIDAEQLRALASTELRSRGRKQLAEVLEKARGRDSVQAAGKLTETVAGERRFTSLPPLVTPLSELLPDEERSALEEQIRDLVAQYGQTLSTDRRHLLREFTVVDMARKVVGVGSVGTRCWIILLLGRDDGDPLILQAKEAGESVLAPYAGPCEQVTQGERVVAGQRLMQAASDIFLGWHRVQGIDGRERDFYLRQLRDWKGSLEPALMLPRGMKVFGDVCARTLARAHARSGDRIAIAAYLGRSEVFDRALVRFAEAYADRNERDHGALVEAVASGRVAAESA is encoded by the coding sequence ATGGCAAGGCATGCCGCGAGCACGGAGAAGGACATACGCCGACTGTCCGCCGAGGAGCGTGCCGAACGCGGCCGGGCCGCCCGGCGCAAAGCCCCCCGATCAAGCCACGGGGAGTTCGAGCCGCCCGCGAAGCGGCAGGATCCGGTGGACGTACTCGAAGGGCAGTCGGCCGGCCGGGTGGCCGACCTGGTGCCGATCCGCTACGGGCGGATGGTGGAGTCGCCGTTCCGGTTCTACCGGGGCGCGGCCGCCGTCATGGCCGCCGACCTGGCCCGCACACCCGACTCGGGCCTGCGGGTCCAACTGTGCGGCGACGCCCACATGTTGAACTACGGCCTGCTCGGCTCCCCTGAGCGGAACCTGCTGTTCGACGTCAACGACTTCGACGAGACGCTCCCCGGACCGTGGGAATGGGACGTCAAACGGCTGACCGTGAGCCTCGCCGTCGCGGGCAGGGAGAACGGGTTCAGCGAGCGCGAGCGCGCCGTCATCGTCCAGTCCGCGGGCAGGTCCTACCGCGAGCAGATGCGCCTCTACGCGACGATGGGCAACCTCGACGTCTGGTACGCGCGGATCGACGCGGAGCAGCTGCGCGCGCTGGCATCCACCGAACTGCGCTCGCGCGGCCGCAAGCAGCTGGCCGAGGTGCTGGAGAAGGCGCGCGGCCGCGACAGCGTCCAGGCCGCCGGGAAGCTCACCGAGACGGTCGCCGGGGAGCGCCGGTTCACGTCACTGCCGCCGCTGGTCACGCCGCTCTCGGAGCTGCTGCCGGACGAGGAGCGCAGCGCGCTGGAGGAGCAGATCCGCGATCTGGTCGCCCAGTACGGGCAGACCCTGTCGACCGACCGGCGCCATCTGCTGCGGGAGTTCACCGTCGTCGACATGGCGCGCAAGGTGGTCGGCGTCGGCAGCGTCGGCACCCGGTGCTGGATCATCCTGCTCCTGGGACGGGACGACGGCGACCCGCTGATCCTCCAGGCCAAGGAGGCGGGGGAGTCGGTCCTCGCCCCGTACGCCGGGCCCTGCGAGCAGGTCACGCAGGGCGAGCGGGTGGTGGCCGGGCAGCGTCTCATGCAGGCCGCCAGCGACATCTTCCTCGGCTGGCACCGGGTGCAGGGGATCGACGGGCGGGAACGGGACTTCTACCTGAGGCAGTTGCGGGACTGGAAGGGCAGCCTTGAGCCGGCGCTCATGCTTCCGCGCGGGATGAAGGTGTTCGGCGACGTGTGCGCCCGCACGCTGGCCCGGGCGCACGCCCGCTCCGGGGACCGGATCGCCATCGCCGCCTACCTGGGCAGGAGCGAGGTCTTCGACCGGGCCCTGGTGCGGTTCGCGGAGGCCTACGCCGACCGCAACGAGCGCGACCACGGGGCGCTGGTGGAGGCGGTGGCCTCCGGCCGGGTGGCCGCCGAGTCGGCGTGA
- a CDS encoding SHOCT domain-containing protein has translation MDDYPALNVFWSMLWFFLWIMWLFLLFKIVTDIFRDHEMSGWGKAGWLIFVILLPFLGVLVYVIARGKGMTQRDVKAAKENEAALQDYIRKTAATPAAGGSHVDELARLVELKDKGALSEAEFQQAKAKLLT, from the coding sequence ATGGACGACTACCCGGCACTGAATGTCTTCTGGAGCATGCTCTGGTTCTTCCTGTGGATCATGTGGCTGTTCCTGCTGTTCAAGATCGTCACGGACATCTTCCGGGACCACGAGATGAGCGGCTGGGGCAAGGCGGGCTGGCTGATCTTCGTCATCCTGCTGCCCTTCCTCGGCGTACTGGTCTACGTCATCGCCCGCGGCAAGGGCATGACCCAGCGGGACGTCAAGGCGGCCAAGGAGAACGAGGCCGCCCTCCAGGACTACATCCGCAAGACGGCCGCCACGCCCGCCGCCGGCGGATCGCACGTGGACGAACTGGCCCGGCTCGTCGAGCTGAAGGACAAGGGCGCCCTCTCCGAGGCCGAGTTCCAGCAGGCCAAGGCGAAGCTCCTCACCTGA
- a CDS encoding TIGR04222 domain-containing membrane protein: protein MITEVSSAVAVALAVLLATAAALRFPPGRRPLRDPARQPLTPVETALLRGGVRGAVQTASVELYLVGSVEPAWRQALRRDPTKPPTGCSDVARALYRVLQGRLHPRRLERNDRVREATAALAGRLALDGLLLTCGRRLAAGAALLPVFAAAPVAASAGAGTPLGPLLLLGLLADAVALLLWPWTRRTGRGAALLAQLRGEQQGTRRPTEAEPARLLLHVALFGAPALREGLPRFTAESGMLSRPPREPMDRGGGGRSQEALTCGG from the coding sequence ATGATCACCGAAGTGTCTTCGGCCGTGGCTGTGGCCTTGGCCGTGCTGCTGGCGACCGCCGCCGCGTTACGTTTCCCGCCCGGTCGGCGGCCGCTGCGCGATCCGGCCCGGCAGCCGCTGACGCCCGTGGAGACGGCGCTGCTGCGCGGGGGCGTACGGGGAGCGGTGCAGACCGCGTCGGTGGAGCTGTACCTCGTCGGCTCGGTGGAGCCGGCCTGGCGGCAGGCGCTCCGCCGCGATCCCACCAAGCCCCCCACGGGGTGCTCGGACGTGGCCAGGGCCCTGTACCGGGTGCTTCAAGGGCGGCTGCACCCCCGGCGGCTGGAACGCAATGACCGGGTGCGGGAGGCGACGGCGGCCTTGGCGGGGCGCCTCGCGCTCGACGGGCTGCTGCTGACGTGCGGGCGCCGGCTGGCGGCGGGGGCGGCGCTGCTCCCGGTGTTCGCCGCCGCGCCGGTGGCGGCTTCGGCCGGCGCGGGGACGCCGCTCGGGCCGTTGCTGCTGCTCGGGCTGCTCGCGGACGCGGTGGCCCTGCTGCTGTGGCCGTGGACCCGGCGCACCGGCCGGGGCGCCGCACTCCTCGCCCAGCTGCGCGGGGAGCAGCAGGGAACCCGCCGGCCGACGGAAGCGGAGCCGGCGCGCCTGCTGCTGCACGTCGCCTTGTTCGGCGCTCCGGCGCTCCGCGAGGGCCTCCCCCGTTTCACCGCGGAGAGCGGCATGCTGAGCCGCCCGCCGAGGGAGCCCATGGACCGGGGCGGCGGTGGCAGGTCCCAGGAGGCCCTCACCTGCGGGGGCTGA
- a CDS encoding SDR family NAD(P)-dependent oxidoreductase, translating to MDLHLKDKVALVTGASKGIGLAVTRALAGEGALVVAAARTVDGPLTELAAGGRVRPVAVDLATADGPGHAVREAVAAFGGLDVLVNNVGAVRPRLGGFLSLTDEDWAWALDINFLTAVRTTRAALPHLLERGAGSIVTVSSVNAFLPDPGVIDYGAAKAALANFCKALSKEVGPRGVRVNTVSPGPVETALWLGDQGVAATVAGGTGSSPDDVVAGAAARSVTGRFTRPEEVADLVLFLASDRAGNTTGSDHTIDGGLITTL from the coding sequence GTGGACCTGCATCTCAAGGACAAGGTGGCGCTGGTCACCGGAGCCAGCAAGGGAATCGGCCTCGCGGTGACCCGGGCGCTCGCCGGCGAGGGCGCGCTGGTGGTGGCCGCCGCCCGTACGGTGGACGGCCCTCTGACGGAACTGGCCGCCGGCGGGCGGGTCCGTCCCGTGGCGGTCGACCTGGCCACCGCGGACGGGCCCGGGCACGCGGTACGGGAGGCGGTCGCCGCCTTCGGCGGGCTGGACGTACTCGTCAACAACGTCGGCGCCGTCCGGCCGCGGCTCGGCGGGTTCCTGTCGCTGACCGACGAGGACTGGGCCTGGGCCCTGGACATCAACTTCCTGACCGCCGTACGCACCACCAGGGCCGCCCTCCCGCACCTGCTGGAACGCGGTGCGGGGTCGATCGTCACCGTCAGCTCGGTCAACGCCTTCCTGCCCGACCCCGGGGTGATCGACTACGGCGCGGCGAAGGCGGCGCTCGCCAACTTCTGCAAGGCGCTGTCCAAGGAGGTCGGTCCGCGCGGCGTACGCGTCAACACGGTCAGCCCCGGCCCGGTCGAGACGGCGCTCTGGCTCGGGGACCAGGGGGTCGCCGCCACCGTGGCGGGCGGTACGGGGAGTTCGCCGGACGACGTCGTCGCGGGCGCGGCGGCCCGGTCCGTCACGGGCCGCTTCACCCGCCCGGAGGAAGTCGCCGATCTCGTCCTCTTCCTGGCTTCCGACCGGGCCGGCAACACCACGGGCTCCGACCACACCATCGACGGCGGGCTCATCACGACCCTCTGA
- a CDS encoding TolB-like translocation protein encodes MTRSRRLLVLAVAVLLLGGLAAALVLRSAARAEQTHEGDPAVAQGPVTLGRQDRLAFVNGAKGPHRGALVSVPAQAPEAERTASGLVCRRFHAAAGTGVCLNSSPGALAQDNKAVIVDSALRPLHSFPLAGTPSRARVAPSGHFAAWTVFVAGESYGAAFFSTRTTIVDTRTWAVEPDLEKFSIELDGRPYSSGDVNFWGVTFSKDDDTFYATLGTAGQTYLVKGSISRRSVTTLAQNVECPSLSPDETRVVYKKRVMRGASLWREHVLDLRTLREQPLAEKRSVDDQALWLDDRTVAYALPAEGAPDTTDLWTVPADGSGAPRLLTPAASSPTRLG; translated from the coding sequence ATGACCCGCTCCCGCCGGCTGCTCGTACTCGCCGTGGCCGTGCTGCTCCTCGGGGGCCTCGCCGCCGCGCTCGTACTGCGCTCGGCCGCCCGCGCCGAGCAGACGCACGAGGGGGACCCGGCCGTCGCCCAGGGCCCCGTCACGCTGGGCCGACAGGACCGGCTGGCCTTCGTCAACGGCGCCAAGGGGCCGCACCGCGGGGCCCTCGTCTCGGTCCCGGCCCAGGCACCGGAGGCAGAGCGGACCGCCTCGGGCCTCGTCTGCCGGCGCTTCCACGCCGCCGCCGGCACCGGAGTGTGCCTGAACTCCTCGCCGGGCGCGCTCGCCCAGGACAACAAGGCCGTGATCGTCGACTCCGCGCTGCGCCCGCTGCACAGCTTCCCGCTCGCGGGCACCCCGTCACGGGCCCGGGTGGCGCCGAGCGGCCATTTCGCGGCCTGGACGGTGTTCGTCGCCGGGGAGTCCTACGGCGCCGCGTTCTTCTCCACCCGTACGACGATCGTGGACACCCGTACGTGGGCCGTCGAGCCGGACCTGGAGAAGTTCTCCATCGAGCTGGACGGCCGCCCCTACTCCTCGGGGGACGTGAACTTCTGGGGCGTGACCTTCTCGAAGGACGACGACACCTTCTACGCCACCCTCGGCACGGCCGGACAAACGTACCTGGTGAAGGGCTCCATCTCGCGGCGCAGCGTCACCACCCTCGCCCAGAACGTCGAGTGCCCCTCGCTCTCCCCGGACGAGACCCGGGTCGTGTACAAGAAGCGCGTCATGCGCGGGGCCTCGCTGTGGCGCGAGCACGTACTGGACCTGCGGACACTGCGGGAGCAGCCGCTCGCGGAGAAGCGCAGCGTGGACGACCAGGCGCTCTGGCTCGACGACCGCACCGTGGCCTACGCCCTGCCCGCCGAGGGCGCGCCGGACACCACCGACCTGTGGACGGTCCCGGCGGACGGCTCGGGCGCCCCCCGCCTCCTCACCCCCGCGGCTTCCTCTCCGACCCGCCTGGGCTGA
- a CDS encoding MFS transporter, translating to MYLADRSAPAGAKTAPDGASVRAPAVASTVLALGAVSLITDVSSEMVTAVLPLYLVAGLGLSPLGFGALDGVYNGVSALVQLTGGHLADRVRNHKLVAGIGYGLSALCKPLLLLAHSLGPVGVVLALERTGKGLRTAPRDALISLSTPAESQGRAFGVHRAMDTTGALLGPLAAFFILNMAVGGYDAVFGVSACIAVLGVVVLMLFVPSAEPDAARPDAARPHDARPGEGKPSGASLREAAALLRLPRLRALALCAALLGLTTVSDAFLYLLLQDRTGIHEQWFPLLPLGTAAVFLLLAVPAGALADRIGRRSVFLAGHALLLAGYGLLLWAPHWPALPYLVLVLHGLFYAATDGVLPAAVGATVPAKLRATGLAVVGTSQALARFGCSLAFGAAWTVWGAGPALAAAAAGLCCCAAVAGFVLRPAAADPAPDPARLPRGTR from the coding sequence ATGTACCTCGCGGACCGCTCCGCGCCCGCCGGCGCGAAGACCGCACCGGACGGCGCCTCCGTCCGGGCCCCCGCGGTCGCCTCGACCGTCCTCGCGCTGGGCGCGGTCAGCCTGATCACGGACGTCTCCTCGGAGATGGTCACCGCGGTGCTGCCGCTGTACCTGGTCGCGGGACTCGGGCTGAGCCCGCTCGGCTTCGGAGCGCTCGACGGCGTCTACAACGGGGTCAGCGCCCTGGTGCAGCTGACCGGCGGCCACCTCGCCGACCGCGTCCGCAACCACAAGCTGGTCGCGGGCATCGGGTACGGACTGTCCGCCCTGTGCAAACCCCTGCTGCTGCTCGCGCACAGCCTGGGCCCGGTGGGCGTGGTCCTCGCGCTGGAGCGCACCGGCAAGGGCCTGCGCACCGCACCGCGCGACGCGCTCATCTCCCTTTCCACACCTGCCGAGTCACAGGGGCGCGCCTTCGGCGTGCACCGCGCCATGGACACCACCGGGGCGCTGCTCGGCCCGCTCGCCGCCTTCTTCATCCTGAACATGGCGGTGGGGGGGTACGACGCCGTCTTCGGGGTCAGCGCGTGCATCGCCGTGCTGGGTGTGGTGGTGCTGATGCTGTTCGTCCCCTCCGCGGAACCGGACGCCGCGCGACCGGACGCCGCGCGACCGCACGACGCGAGACCGGGCGAAGGGAAGCCCTCCGGGGCGAGCCTCCGCGAGGCGGCGGCCCTGCTGCGCCTGCCCCGGCTGCGCGCCCTCGCGCTCTGCGCCGCCCTGCTGGGCCTGACCACCGTCAGCGACGCCTTCCTCTACCTGCTGCTCCAGGACCGCACCGGCATCCACGAGCAGTGGTTCCCGCTGCTCCCGCTGGGCACCGCCGCCGTGTTCCTGCTGCTGGCCGTGCCCGCCGGTGCGCTCGCCGACCGGATCGGCCGCCGCAGCGTCTTCCTCGCCGGGCACGCCCTCCTGCTGGCGGGGTACGGGCTGCTGCTGTGGGCCCCGCACTGGCCGGCCCTGCCGTACCTGGTCCTCGTCCTGCACGGCCTGTTCTACGCGGCCACCGACGGGGTCCTGCCGGCCGCGGTCGGCGCGACGGTCCCGGCGAAGCTGCGGGCCACCGGCCTCGCCGTCGTGGGGACCAGCCAGGCGCTGGCCCGCTTCGGCTGCTCGCTCGCGTTCGGGGCCGCCTGGACCGTGTGGGGCGCCGGTCCGGCGCTCGCCGCCGCGGCGGCCGGCCTGTGCTGCTGCGCGGCCGTCGCCGGCTTCGTACTCCGCCCGGCGGCTGCGGACCCCGCACCCGACCCGGCCCGACTCCCCCGAGGAACCCGATGA
- a CDS encoding glycosyltransferase — translation MTSIVIPAHNEGRVIGRLLDALLADAPADGLDIVVVCNGCTDDTAAVAGARGPRVRVVEIPTPSKHTALRVGDEHVRGFPRLYVDADVEVGAADVRALSGALAADPDLLAAAPGRDIPLAGCAWPVRAYYRVWQRLPAVREGLFGRGVIAVTEPGHARIAALPPLMADDLAASLAFAPQERSVVDTARVVVHPPRAWGDLIRRRVRAATSSAELERFQASQARGSAQGAHAPSARTGTDDLRALLRAQPSLLPGVVVFVVAALAARRGARKAIRSGDFSTWLRDESSRQG, via the coding sequence GTGACCAGCATCGTGATCCCGGCCCACAACGAGGGCCGGGTCATCGGCCGACTCCTCGACGCGCTCCTGGCCGACGCCCCCGCGGACGGCCTCGACATCGTCGTGGTGTGCAACGGCTGTACGGACGACACCGCGGCCGTGGCGGGCGCGCGGGGGCCCCGCGTACGGGTGGTGGAGATACCGACTCCCTCCAAACACACGGCACTCCGGGTCGGGGACGAGCACGTGCGCGGTTTCCCGCGCCTGTACGTGGACGCCGACGTGGAGGTCGGGGCGGCCGACGTACGGGCGCTGTCCGGCGCCCTCGCGGCCGATCCGGACCTGCTCGCCGCGGCCCCCGGCCGGGACATCCCCCTGGCCGGGTGCGCCTGGCCGGTCCGCGCGTACTACCGGGTCTGGCAGCGGCTGCCCGCCGTCCGCGAGGGGCTGTTCGGGCGCGGGGTCATCGCCGTGACGGAGCCGGGGCACGCCCGGATCGCCGCCCTGCCGCCGCTGATGGCCGACGACCTGGCCGCGTCGCTGGCCTTCGCCCCGCAGGAGCGGAGCGTGGTCGACACGGCCCGGGTGGTGGTGCATCCGCCGCGCGCCTGGGGGGACTTGATCCGGCGCCGCGTCAGGGCGGCGACCTCCTCCGCCGAGCTGGAGCGCTTCCAGGCCTCACAGGCGCGCGGAAGCGCGCAGGGGGCGCACGCGCCGTCCGCGCGCACCGGTACGGATGATCTGCGCGCCCTGCTGAGGGCCCAGCCCAGCCTGCTTCCGGGGGTGGTCGTGTTCGTGGTGGCGGCGCTGGCCGCTCGGCGGGGGGCCCGCAAGGCCATCCGGTCCGGGGACTTCTCGACGTGGCTGCGCGACGAGAGCAGCAGGCAGGGCTGA
- a CDS encoding Gfo/Idh/MocA family protein translates to MNAVKESEKEPEKDAAKGAGREATIAGAWPAKPLGVAVVGAGYWGPNLVRNFQSSPGFRLRWLCDLNVDRARQVLGHYSTVQATSDYAAVLADPAVDAVAVATPAGTHLDVALAALRAGKHVLVEKPLAATYEDGLKLVTEAEERGLTLMCDHTYCYTPAVARIRDMVRSGELGDIQFFDSVRINLGLVQKDVDVLWDLAPHDLSVLDFILPDNVHPVAVAAHGADPIGAGQSCVAYLTLTLNTGAIAHVHVNWLSPVKVRTTMVGGSKRTLVWDDLNPTQRVAVFDRGVDMTAPQEIGADERRDVLASYRTGDMVAPALGEKEALRSMVEEFAAAIRTRRPALTDGRAGLQVLDILEAASRSLEFRGAVVGLRTGR, encoded by the coding sequence GTGAACGCTGTGAAGGAATCCGAGAAGGAACCCGAGAAGGACGCCGCCAAGGGTGCGGGGCGCGAGGCCACGATCGCAGGTGCCTGGCCGGCCAAGCCGTTAGGCGTCGCCGTCGTCGGAGCGGGCTACTGGGGACCCAACCTCGTCCGCAACTTCCAGTCCAGCCCCGGGTTCCGGCTCCGCTGGCTCTGCGATCTGAACGTCGACCGGGCGCGGCAGGTGCTCGGCCACTACTCCACCGTCCAGGCGACCTCCGACTACGCGGCCGTCCTGGCCGACCCGGCCGTCGACGCCGTCGCCGTGGCCACCCCGGCCGGCACCCACCTCGACGTCGCCCTGGCCGCCCTGCGCGCCGGCAAGCACGTCCTCGTCGAGAAGCCGCTGGCCGCCACGTACGAGGACGGCCTGAAGCTGGTGACCGAGGCCGAGGAACGCGGCCTGACCCTCATGTGCGACCACACCTACTGCTACACCCCGGCCGTGGCCCGCATCCGCGACATGGTCCGCTCCGGCGAACTCGGCGACATCCAGTTCTTCGACTCGGTGAGGATCAACCTGGGGCTCGTCCAGAAGGACGTCGACGTCCTGTGGGACCTCGCCCCCCACGACCTCTCCGTCCTCGACTTCATCCTCCCGGACAACGTCCACCCCGTCGCCGTCGCCGCCCACGGCGCCGACCCGATCGGCGCCGGCCAGTCCTGCGTGGCCTATCTGACCCTCACGCTCAACACCGGCGCCATCGCCCACGTCCACGTCAACTGGCTGTCCCCGGTGAAGGTCCGCACGACGATGGTCGGCGGCTCCAAGCGCACCCTGGTCTGGGACGACCTCAACCCCACGCAGCGCGTCGCCGTGTTCGACCGCGGGGTGGACATGACGGCCCCGCAGGAGATCGGCGCGGACGAGCGCCGCGACGTGCTCGCCTCCTACCGGACCGGCGACATGGTGGCGCCCGCGCTCGGCGAGAAGGAGGCCCTGCGCAGCATGGTCGAGGAGTTCGCCGCCGCGATCCGGACCCGGCGTCCGGCGCTGACCGACGGCCGGGCGGGCCTTCAGGTGCTCGACATCCTCGAAGCCGCCTCCCGCAGCCTGGAGTTCCGCGGCGCGGTCGTCGGACTGCGCACCGGGCGCTGA
- a CDS encoding SDR family NAD(P)-dependent oxidoreductase, translating into MSSVRGKRILVTGGAGTIGSHVVDQLVDNGAREVVVLDNFVRGRLGNLARALKSGAVNVVEGDIRDRETVRKATEGAELVFHLAAIRITQCAEEPRLANEVLVDGTFNVLEAAVAAGVGKVVASSSASVYGLAETFPTTERHHPYNNDTFYGAAKAFNEGMLRSFHAMYGLDYIALRYFNVYGPRMDIHGLYTEVLIRWMERITAGEPPLILGDGTQTMDFADVRDIARANLLAAESDLTDEVFNVASGTETSLRDLAVGLLEAMGAEAMAPEHGPARAVNGVTRRLADTSQASERLGFTAEIDMRRGLRDLVEWWRGERAADAAARAAVAEEAGR; encoded by the coding sequence TTGAGCAGCGTACGAGGCAAGAGGATTCTGGTCACCGGCGGGGCGGGCACGATCGGCTCGCACGTCGTCGACCAGCTGGTGGACAACGGGGCGCGCGAGGTCGTCGTGCTCGACAACTTCGTCCGGGGGCGGCTCGGCAACCTGGCCCGCGCCCTGAAGAGCGGAGCGGTGAACGTCGTCGAGGGCGACATCCGCGACCGGGAGACCGTACGCAAGGCGACCGAGGGCGCCGAGCTGGTCTTCCACCTCGCCGCCATCCGGATCACCCAGTGCGCGGAGGAGCCGCGGCTGGCCAACGAGGTCCTGGTGGACGGCACGTTCAACGTGCTGGAGGCGGCCGTCGCCGCCGGGGTGGGCAAGGTGGTCGCCTCCTCCTCCGCCTCGGTCTACGGGCTCGCGGAGACCTTCCCGACCACCGAGCGCCACCACCCGTACAACAACGACACCTTCTACGGGGCCGCGAAGGCCTTCAACGAGGGGATGCTGCGCAGCTTCCACGCCATGTACGGGCTGGACTACATCGCGCTGCGCTACTTCAACGTCTACGGGCCCCGGATGGACATCCACGGGCTCTACACCGAGGTGCTGATCCGCTGGATGGAGCGGATCACCGCGGGGGAGCCGCCCCTGATCCTCGGCGACGGCACCCAGACCATGGACTTCGCCGACGTACGCGACATCGCGCGCGCCAATCTGCTCGCCGCCGAATCGGACCTGACCGACGAGGTGTTCAACGTCGCGAGCGGTACCGAGACCAGCCTGCGCGACCTGGCCGTCGGACTGCTGGAGGCCATGGGCGCGGAGGCGATGGCGCCGGAGCACGGGCCGGCCCGCGCCGTGAACGGGGTCACCCGGCGCCTCGCGGACACCTCGCAGGCCTCGGAACGCCTCGGCTTCACCGCCGAGATCGACATGCGCCGCGGGCTGCGGGACCTGGTGGAGTGGTGGCGCGGCGAGCGCGCGGCGGACGCGGCCGCGCGGGCCGCCGTCGCCGAGGAGGCCGGCCGATGA